The genomic window ACATCTAATGAATTTGCGAATATATCATCAAAGATAGATAAAATAGATGCAGATGAATTTTTGAATGTTTTTAAATTAACAAATACTGATTTAAATGAAACTATGTTAGATAATAAAAGTTTTAATTTTGAGTTAACTAAAAAATCTATAGAAAAGACTATATCTAATATTTTTCAGAAAGATATTCAATTAACAGATGAAGAATCCATGAAATTAAAAGATATAATTAGTTTAGAAATTAAGGATAATAAACATAGCAATTTAGGGTTAATTAAAAATAATAATTTAGATGAAAATCAGCAAGTCTTAAATAATATTAAAGCAAAAGATTCTTCAGTTAACGAAATATTAAATCCTAAAATGGTAGATCAGATTAGGGATGAAGTTAACAAAATAGTAGAAAAAGATATAGATAGAATGATAAATAAAAATACTGTCGCAAATGAAAAAATGACATCTCACGAGCTAATAAAGGACTCTATAGAGTCTAGGAGCAAAGAGGGAAGTAATATTATTAAAGATATTATTTCTAAACTTAATACTGAAAGCAATCTTAGTAGCAAAATAATAAGTGTGTTAAAAGATAGTATAGGAGATATAAAATTATTTAATAAAATAAGTCAAGAATATTATTATATGGATATGCCTATAAATATAAGGGAAAGGGATTATCCTTGTAAGCTAATAGTTAAAGATAACAGAAAAGATGGTAAAAAGATAGATAGTACAAATGTAAAATTAGTTGTAACAGTAAAAACTTCAAATTTAGGAGTTGTTGATGGATATATAAAAGTTACTGATAAAAATATAAATGTAGATCTGAAATGTGAAGAAAAATTTGTGAAATTAATAGATACAGCTAAAGAAAAACTTATAAATAATATACAAAGTATAGGATTTGTAGTAGCAGTTAAAGTAAGTAAAAAGAAAGATGAAGCATCAATTATAAGTTGTAGAGAATTTTTCAATGACAATAATATATCTGCAATTGATATTAAAGTGTAATTGATGTAAACTTAATAAAAAGTAAAAGGTCGGTGATAATATGAGTCAAAGAAAAAAAGCTGTAGCTTTAAAATATGAGGAAAATTTTATTGCACCTTCAGTTACAGCAAGTGGTATGGGGATAATTGCAGACAATATTATTGAAAAAGCAGAGGAAAATGATGTGCCTATAGTGTATAATAAGGAATTGACAGATTTACTTTGTAATGTAGATGTTGGATCTGATATTCCACCAGAACTTTACGAAGCAGTGGCACATATTATTGCATATGTCACAGATTTAGATAGAATTGTAGAAAGGTGAGTAAGTTAATGGCCTTATATGCTATTTCAGATCTTCATCTTGCTTTTAGCACGGATAAGCCAATGGATATATTCGGCGAAAAATGGTATAAGCATGATGAGAAAATTAAAAAAAATTGGATGGATAAGGTTAAGGAAGAAGATTTAGTATTAATAGCAGGAGATATATCTTGGTCAATGAAAGCTGAAGAAAGTAAGTCTGATTTAGACTTTATAGACTCATTGCCAGGAAAAAAAATAATTTCAAAAGGAAATCATGATTATTGGTGGCAAGGGATAACAAAGTTAAATAAAATGTATGAAAATACAAAATTCCTTCAAAATAACTTCTATACATATAAAGATTATGCTATTTGTGGATCAAGAGCTTGGATTTGTCCAGGTACAGATAGGTTTACAGAAAAGGATAAAAAAATATATGAAAGAGAACTTATAAGACTAAAGTTATCATTAGATTCAGCAAAAAATTCAGGATATACTAAATTTATAGTTATGATACATTATCCACCAACAAATGAAAAACATGAGGATTCAGCTTTTACTGAATTATTTAAAGAATATGGAGTAGATAAAGTTATATATGGGCATCTTCATGGTCCATCACTAGGAAATGTGATAAATGGAGAAAGAGATGGAGTAGAATATATTATGACATCCTGTGACTATATAAACTTTGATCCGAAATTGATTTTAGAGTAAAAAGGAGTGATTCTAAGGCTTATATTAGGGTTTTTATAAAATAACTCTAATAGGAACTTAGAATCACTTAATTTACGTGAAATAAATTTATAAACTAAAGAATAGGATGGTGAAAGGTATGCATATGATGGATTATCATATTCATTCAGACAATTCCTTCGATGGGAAGGATAGTGTAGTTTCAATATGTGAATCTGCCATAATGGCGGGGTTAAATGAAATTTGCTTTACAGATCATTTCTCTTTAAAAGAGGATTTGAAAACTTATGGAACTTTAAATATGAAAAAATATAGTGATGAAATAAGCCATTGTAAAGAAATATTTAAAAATAATTTGATAATTAAAGCAGGATTGGAGATATGTGAACCACATGAAACAGAAAATGAACTTAAAGAAACAATATCAAATATTCCATTTGATTTTATATTAGGTTCTATCCATAATTTTGATCATACTGGTTTATCAACGTATATGAGGGCTCATGATAAAGAGACAAGTTATGAAGATTATTTTAGAGATGTAGATAAAATTTCTACATCACCATTTATAGATGTAGTTGCACATATAGATTTAATGAAGAGATATGCTTTTGTAAAGCATGGAAAATATGATTTTAATACACATAAAGAAATTATAGAACAAATACTTAAAAATATAATTAAAAGAGGTAAGGGGATAGAAGTAAACACATCTACTTTAAGAAGTGAAATAAATGAAACTATGCCTTCTATAGATACTTTAAAAATGTATAAAGATTTAGGTGGAGAAATAATAACTATAGGCTCTGATGCCCATTGTACAAAAGATGTAGCAGCAGGAATAAAGGAAAGTTTAGAGTTATTAAAAGAAGTTGGCTTTGAAAATATATATACTTTTGATGAAAGAAAGCCAATTATACATAAAATTAAATAGAATATTAAATGGATATTAATTTAATATCCATTTTTATATTAAAATAAATAAAAAAACATTGATTTTTTAGTAACTATATCGTAAAATTTGAATATAGTAATATTAAGAAGAGAAGGGAGTGAGGAGATGGATAATAATTATAAGCAATTTGAAGAAGTAGCAGAATTTTTAAAAGTTTTAGCTCATCCAGTTAGATTATGTATTGTAAAGGGACTTTTAGAAAAGGGATGTTGTAATGTAAGTAGCATGCAAAATTGCATGGAAATGCCTCAATCTACTATCTCTCAACACCTACAAAAATTAAGAAGTGTTGGTATTATAAAGGGTGAAAGAAACGGACTTGAAATTGTATATAAAATAGCAGATTCCAGAGTTGAGAAAATATTAGAAGCATTAATTATATAAAGTTTTTAGATGAAGCTAATTGATAAACAGAGATTAGCTTCATCAAGAACAATATATTTTTAGAATATATATCGTTAAAACTTAATATATAGATAAATGAAAATAATTTATTATTATGTTAAGAAAAATATAATTATTGGAGGGAGAACTATGAATAAAAAAGTTTTAATTGTTGGAGGAGTGGCAGGAGGAGCATCAGCAGCAGCAAGACTTAGAAGATTAAATGAAAATATAGAAATAATTGTTTTTGAAAAAGGAGAATATATATCTTTTGCAAATTGCGGTTTACCTTATTATGTAGGAGAATCAATAAAGGAAAGAGATGCGTTATTACTTCAAACTCCTGAGAAAATGAAAGCACGATTTAATATTGATGTAAGAATAAATAGCGAAGTTATAAGTATAGATGCTAATAAAAAAACGATTAAAGTTAATTCAAGGTTTGATGGTGAATATGAAGAAAGCTATGATTATCTTGTTTTATCGCCTGGAGCAAAGCCTATAAAGCCTAATCTGCCAGGTATTGACAGTAATAAAATTTTTCAAGTAAGAAATTTACCTGATATAGATAATATAAAGCAATATGTAGACAATAAAAATGTTAAAAATGCAGTTGTTATTGGTGGTGGATTTATTGGAATAGAAATGACTGAGAACTTAAAAGAAAGAGGGATTCAAGTTACTTTAATAGAAGCAGCACCACATATATTAACACCACTTGACTCTGAATTTTCAGCTTTGGTAGAAAAGGAGTTAAACGAAAATGGCATAAGTATAATCCTAGAAGATAAGGTTATCGGATTTGATGATAGAGGATTAGATATTAAAGTAAAACTTTCAAGTGGTAAAGAAATAGTTTGTGATATGATTGTTTCAGCCATAGGTGTAACCCCGGATACTGAGTTTATTAAAGGATCAGGAATTGAGCTTGGAGAAAGAGGACATATTAAAGTTGATGAGCATATGAGAACAAATAAAGATGGTGTATTTGCAGTAGGAGATGCTATTTCAGTTAGAGATTTTGTAAATGGAAATGAAGCTTTTATTCCTTTAGCAGGCCCTGCAAATAGACAAGGAAGAATAGTGGCAGATAATATAGCTAACATTGACTCAAAATATAAAGGAACATTAGGAACTTCTATTATAAAAGTTTTTGATATGGTAGCTGCTACAACAGGGAATAATGAAAGAACTTTAAAGAGATATGGAATTAAATATAATAAAGTCTATTTACACCCAATGAGTCATGCAGGATATTATCCAAATTCAACACCATTAACAATTAAAGTTTTATATGATTTTGAAGGAAAAATTTTAGGAGCACAAGCATTAGGATATGAAGGTGTAGATAAATTTATAGATGTAATAGCAACAACAATTAATTTTGGTGGAACTATCAATGATTTAACAGAATTAGAGCTTGCATATGCCCCTCCATTTTTATCTGCAAAATCACCAGCAAATATGGCTGGGTTTATGGCACAAAACCAAAGTAAATCTTTAATAGATGTCATCAACATAGATGAGCTAAAGGATTTTAACCCAGAGAAGAGCATGCTTTTAGATGTAAGAGATAAAGAAGAGGTTATAAATGGAGCTATAAAAGATTCAATAAATATACCAGTAAATAATTTAAGAGAAAATTTAGATAAATTAGATAAAGATAAAGAAATACTGATTTACTGTGCAGTAGGAATAAGAGGATATATAGCAGGTAGAATATTAACTAATAATGGATTTAAGGTTAAAAATTTAAATGGTGGATATAAAACTTATTCAAATTATGAATATAGAGCAAAAGAAATAAAAAATGAAGATAAAATAAATAACAATACGATAAATAAAGACTTAGAAACAATGGTTGTTAAGGAATTAAATGCTACAGGGCTTTCTTGTCCAGGTCCATTAATGCAAGTGAAGGCAACTATGGATAAAATGAATAATGGAGATATATTAAAGGTAAAAGTATCGGATGAAGGTTTTTACAGAGATATTGAAGCATGGACAAAGAGAACTAGAAATGAATTATTATGTATAGATAAAAATAAGGGGATAATTGAAGCAACAATTAAAAAAGGTTTAAGTCAGAGTGCTAGTGAGACTGCTATTACAACTTCAAATATAAGTGAAAAGAATGGACAAACAATGGTTGTATTTAGTGGAGACTTAGACAAAGCAATAGCATCATTTATAATAGCTAATGGAGCGGCAGCTATGGGGAAAAAGGTAACAATGTTATTTACCTTCTGGGGACTAAATATTTTAAGAAAACAAGAGAAAATAAAGGTATCTAAAAATATTATAGAAAAAGCATTTGGAATTATGATGCCAAGAGGTAGTAAAAAATTAGGTTTATCAAAAATGAACATGTGTGGAATAGGATCTAAAATGATTAGAGGAGTCATGAATAACAAGAACATTCAATCATTAGAAGATCTAATGCAAGCAGCTATAGATAATGGAATAGAAATAGTAGCATGTACTATGTCAATGGATGTAATGGGAATAAAGAAAGAAGAGCTTATAGATGGAATAACTTATGGTGGTGTAGGATATTATCTAGGGGAAGCTGAAGAAGCAAATGTTAATTTGTTTATTTAAAATATAATAATTTATGTTTGTAGAAAGAGGCAATAATATTATTGCTTCTTTTAACTTTAACTTAATTTAAAAGATAAGATCCATAAAAACAAGGAGATTTATATAAAAAAATATAATTTTATTATATAATTATCTTGAAATTAAGGGGGAGATTTTAAATGGAGAAGAAGGATATTAATATTTT from Clostridium septicum includes these protein-coding regions:
- a CDS encoding EscU/YscU/HrcU family type III secretion system export apparatus switch protein, with the protein product MSQRKKAVALKYEENFIAPSVTASGMGIIADNIIEKAEENDVPIVYNKELTDLLCNVDVGSDIPPELYEAVAHIIAYVTDLDRIVER
- a CDS encoding metallophosphoesterase, which produces MALYAISDLHLAFSTDKPMDIFGEKWYKHDEKIKKNWMDKVKEEDLVLIAGDISWSMKAEESKSDLDFIDSLPGKKIISKGNHDYWWQGITKLNKMYENTKFLQNNFYTYKDYAICGSRAWICPGTDRFTEKDKKIYERELIRLKLSLDSAKNSGYTKFIVMIHYPPTNEKHEDSAFTELFKEYGVDKVIYGHLHGPSLGNVINGERDGVEYIMTSCDYINFDPKLILE
- a CDS encoding histidinol-phosphatase HisJ family protein, with protein sequence MHMMDYHIHSDNSFDGKDSVVSICESAIMAGLNEICFTDHFSLKEDLKTYGTLNMKKYSDEISHCKEIFKNNLIIKAGLEICEPHETENELKETISNIPFDFILGSIHNFDHTGLSTYMRAHDKETSYEDYFRDVDKISTSPFIDVVAHIDLMKRYAFVKHGKYDFNTHKEIIEQILKNIIKRGKGIEVNTSTLRSEINETMPSIDTLKMYKDLGGEIITIGSDAHCTKDVAAGIKESLELLKEVGFENIYTFDERKPIIHKIK
- a CDS encoding ArsR/SmtB family transcription factor — encoded protein: MDNNYKQFEEVAEFLKVLAHPVRLCIVKGLLEKGCCNVSSMQNCMEMPQSTISQHLQKLRSVGIIKGERNGLEIVYKIADSRVEKILEALII
- a CDS encoding CoA-disulfide reductase → MNKKVLIVGGVAGGASAAARLRRLNENIEIIVFEKGEYISFANCGLPYYVGESIKERDALLLQTPEKMKARFNIDVRINSEVISIDANKKTIKVNSRFDGEYEESYDYLVLSPGAKPIKPNLPGIDSNKIFQVRNLPDIDNIKQYVDNKNVKNAVVIGGGFIGIEMTENLKERGIQVTLIEAAPHILTPLDSEFSALVEKELNENGISIILEDKVIGFDDRGLDIKVKLSSGKEIVCDMIVSAIGVTPDTEFIKGSGIELGERGHIKVDEHMRTNKDGVFAVGDAISVRDFVNGNEAFIPLAGPANRQGRIVADNIANIDSKYKGTLGTSIIKVFDMVAATTGNNERTLKRYGIKYNKVYLHPMSHAGYYPNSTPLTIKVLYDFEGKILGAQALGYEGVDKFIDVIATTINFGGTINDLTELELAYAPPFLSAKSPANMAGFMAQNQSKSLIDVINIDELKDFNPEKSMLLDVRDKEEVINGAIKDSINIPVNNLRENLDKLDKDKEILIYCAVGIRGYIAGRILTNNGFKVKNLNGGYKTYSNYEYRAKEIKNEDKINNNTINKDLETMVVKELNATGLSCPGPLMQVKATMDKMNNGDILKVKVSDEGFYRDIEAWTKRTRNELLCIDKNKGIIEATIKKGLSQSASETAITTSNISEKNGQTMVVFSGDLDKAIASFIIANGAAAMGKKVTMLFTFWGLNILRKQEKIKVSKNIIEKAFGIMMPRGSKKLGLSKMNMCGIGSKMIRGVMNNKNIQSLEDLMQAAIDNGIEIVACTMSMDVMGIKKEELIDGITYGGVGYYLGEAEEANVNLFI